In the Diprion similis isolate iyDipSimi1 chromosome 2, iyDipSimi1.1, whole genome shotgun sequence genome, one interval contains:
- the LOC124411912 gene encoding eukaryotic translation initiation factor 3 subunit J isoform X2, whose protein sequence is MDDEWDADNVEAKFDLAMRSNKWEGEDEEEDVKKKTREEAERKAKEKEEALTPEERRAEMLRRQRLQEEADLRLAMETFGVTPEAAVGLDSMTPDTKEEFDQFSEALLKKINQFNKHAEFTTFAEELIKNIAVNLSSMSLKKVKTTVENLAIEKQKIEKGDKGKKNKGKGKAKLRVEGDNSHLNEYGDYGFDDEFNDFM, encoded by the exons ATGGATGACGAGTGGG ACGCGGATAATGTTGAGGCCAAATTCGACCTCGCAATGAGGTCCAATAAATGGGAAGGCGAAGATGAAGAGGAAGACGTTAAG AAAAAGACGCGAGAAGAAGCAGAAAGAAAGgcgaaagaaaaggaagaggcACTGACACCTGAGGAAAGGAGAGCGGAAATGCTGAGACGTCAGAGGCTTCAGGAAGAAGCGGATCTTCGACTAGCCATGGAAACATTTG GTGTGACGCCAGAGGCTGCCGTAGGACTTGACTCTATGACACCTGACACAAAAGAGGAGTTCGACCAGTTCAGTGAAGCacttttaaagaaaataaaccaaTTCAACAAGCACGCTGAGTTTACCACGTTCGCCGAAGAGCTCATTAAAAACATTGCCGTGAATT tgtCTTCGATGAGTTTGAAGAAGGTCAAGACGACAGTTGAAAATTTAgctattgaaaaacaaaagattgaaaaaggGGATAAGGGTAAGAAGAACAAGGGTAAAGGCAAAGCAAAACTACGAGTCGAGGGTGATAATTCACACCTAAATGAATATGGCGATTATGGTTTTGATGACGAATTTAATGACTTTATGTAG
- the LOC124411912 gene encoding eukaryotic translation initiation factor 3 subunit J isoform X1, which produces MDDEWDADNVEAKFDLAMRSNKWEGEDEEEDVKDSWEDVEEEKKDVEKAAEVPKAKAKPKKTLADKIEEREKKTREEAERKAKEKEEALTPEERRAEMLRRQRLQEEADLRLAMETFGVTPEAAVGLDSMTPDTKEEFDQFSEALLKKINQFNKHAEFTTFAEELIKNIAVNLSSMSLKKVKTTVENLAIEKQKIEKGDKGKKNKGKGKAKLRVEGDNSHLNEYGDYGFDDEFNDFM; this is translated from the exons ATGGATGACGAGTGGG ACGCGGATAATGTTGAGGCCAAATTCGACCTCGCAATGAGGTCCAATAAATGGGAAGGCGAAGATGAAGAGGAAGACGTTAAG GATAGTTGGGAAGATgtagaagaggaaaaaaaagatgtagAAAAGGCTGCTGAGGTGCCAAAGGCTAAGGCCAAACCTAAAAAAACGTTGGCCGATAAAATCGAGGAGCGTGAG AAAAAGACGCGAGAAGAAGCAGAAAGAAAGgcgaaagaaaaggaagaggcACTGACACCTGAGGAAAGGAGAGCGGAAATGCTGAGACGTCAGAGGCTTCAGGAAGAAGCGGATCTTCGACTAGCCATGGAAACATTTG GTGTGACGCCAGAGGCTGCCGTAGGACTTGACTCTATGACACCTGACACAAAAGAGGAGTTCGACCAGTTCAGTGAAGCacttttaaagaaaataaaccaaTTCAACAAGCACGCTGAGTTTACCACGTTCGCCGAAGAGCTCATTAAAAACATTGCCGTGAATT tgtCTTCGATGAGTTTGAAGAAGGTCAAGACGACAGTTGAAAATTTAgctattgaaaaacaaaagattgaaaaaggGGATAAGGGTAAGAAGAACAAGGGTAAAGGCAAAGCAAAACTACGAGTCGAGGGTGATAATTCACACCTAAATGAATATGGCGATTATGGTTTTGATGACGAATTTAATGACTTTATGTAG
- the LOC124411883 gene encoding microspherule protein 1 — MDISSSSNINVSGLSHDTDGFLTLPVESPNSDALGIKRRSSSRTIKRRKFDDELVETTFNLQPPTAATKSNSRSRTVSMSGGPLDLLPSPTLPSPIPIPATITQSDRCNRRPSRPSGSTGPGRKNKKNKNHPHSINATKDLGRWKPTDDLALITGVQQTNDLRMVHRGTKFSCRFTLQEIQQRWYALLYDSAVSRVAVQAMRNLHPELIATVQARTLYSKAEEDLLGTVKSSSQPTLETFQELLEVNAQTFYPARTAKALMAHWQLMKQYHLLPDQTVQGLPRGEHVLSFSDAEDMINDSELVEQKDEMIDAELAMADRKNKKEIRMLENELGRWQVLVDSVTGNNPPDFDNQTLAILRGRLVRYLMRSREITVGRSTKDHSVDVDLTLEGPAWKVSRRQGTIRLRNNGDFFLSSEGKRPIFVDSRPILAGNKMKLNNNSVVEIAGLRFIFLINQELISVIRQEAAKLNLNP; from the exons ATGGATATCTCGTCTTCTTCGAATATTAATGTTTCTGGTCTTTCTCATGATACTGACGGATTTTTAACCCTTCCTGTAGAATCTCCAAACTCAGATGCGTTAGGGATAAAACGCAGAAG TTCTTCGCGGACGATAAAACGTCGAAAATTTGACGACGAATTGGTTGAAACTACATTCAATCTCCAACCTCCTACAGCAGCAACAAAATCTAATTCACGATCAAGAACTGTATCTATGTCTGGTGGACCGTTGGATCTTTTGCCATCGCCTACGCTACCTAGTCCTATTCCAATTCCAGCAACAATAACACAGTCAGACAGATGTAATCGACGTCCTAGTAGGCCCAGTGGCTCTACAGGACCCGGtagaaagaataagaagaataaaaatcatccACATTCAATCAATGCAACCAAAGACCTAGGCAGATGGAAACCGACGGATGATTTGGCTTTGATAACTGGTGTTCAGCAGACAAACGATTTGAGAatg gtcCATCGAGGCACCAAATTTTCTTGCCGCTTCACACTACAGGAAATACAGCAACGATGGTATGCGCTGTTATATGACAGTGCAGTGTCTAGGGTAGCTGTTCAAGCAATGCGCAATTTACATCCAGAATTAATTGCCACAGTTCAAGCTAGAACACTATACAGCAAAGCTGAAGAAGATCTTTTGGGAACAGTGAAATCT AGTTCTCAACCAACGTTGGAAACGTTTCAGGAACTTTTAGAAGTAAATGCTCAAACATTCTACCCTGCTCGAACAGCTAAAGCCTTGATGGCACATTGGCAGCTTATGAAACAGTATCACTTATTACCCGATCAAACAGTTCAAGGTTTGCCTCGTGGTGAGCATGTGTTGAGTTTCTCCGATGCAGAGGATATGATAAATGATTCTGAACTTGTTGAACAAAAGGATGAAATGATCGATGCCGAATTAGCCATGGctgacagaaaaaataaaaaagagatCCGAATGTTAGAAAATGAGCTTGGTAGATGGCAAGTTCTTGTCGATAGTGTGACAGGCAACAACCCTCCAGATTTTGATAATCAAACCTTAGCCATATTAAGAGGAAGGCTCGTTAGATATCTTATGAGATCGCGAGAG atcaCTGTGGGTCGTTCAACAAAGGATCACAGCGTTGATGTTGATCTGACATTAGAAGGCCCAGCCTGGAAGGTATCCAGACGTCAGGGCACAATACGGTTGAGAAACAATGGTGATTTCTTTCTATCTTCTGAAGGAAAGAGGCCAATTTTTGTCGACAGCAGACCCATTTTAGCTGGGAATAAAATGAagcttaataataatagcgtCGTGGAG ATTGCAGGTCTacgtttcatatttttgataaatcaaGAATTGATATCCGTAATACGTCAAGAAGCTGCAAAGTTGAATCTAAACCCTTAA